ACTTATGAAAAACTCATTGATGGCTCTAAGTGGTGCACTTATGCTTGGAGGTATTGCTTCAGCCCAGAACGTGGCTTTCGAAGAATACAATTTGGACAACGGCATGCACGTCATCCTGCACAACGACCCGTCGGCTCCGGTAATCATCACTTCGGTAATGTACCACGTAGGCGCAAAAGACGAAAATCCGGAAAGAACCGGTTTTGCCCACTTCTTCGAACACCTTTTATTCGAAGGCACTGAAAACATCAAACGCGGCGAATGGTTCAAGATCGTCACCTCAAATGGCGGGACCAACAATGCCAACACCACTGAAGACAGGACGTATTACTTCGAAGTTTTCCCTTCAAACAATACCGAATTAGGGCTTTGGATGGAATCTGAAAGATTGCTTCACCCGGTGATCAACCAAATCGGTGTGGATACGCAGAATGAAGTTGTAAAAGAAGAAAAAAGGCTTCGTTATGATAACAGCCCATACGGACAATTGATTCCTGTGGTAAAGAAGAACATGTTCAAGAACCACCCTTACCGTTGGACCACCATCGGCTCAATGGACCACCTTGATGCTGCAAAACTGGAGGAGTTCCAGGCTTTCAACAAGAAATTCTACATCCCGAACAATGCCGTTTTGGTCGTTGCGGGAGACATCAGCAATAAAGAGCAGACTAAAAAATGGATCCAGCAATATTTCGGAAGGATTCCTAAGGGACCTGCTATCACAAGACAAACATTTACGGAAGCTCCGATTACAAAAACCATCACCGATACTTTCGAGGACCCAAACATCCAGATCCCGATGATTGTTACGGCTTACAGAACCCCTTCAATGAAAACCCGTGATGCACGCGTTTTGGATTTCATCTCAGGAATTCTGAGCGATGGAAAAAGCTCAAGATTGTACAAAAAAATCGTCGACGATAATAAAACCGCACTTCAGGTAGGCGCTTTCAGCTACAGCCAGGAAGATTACGGCACTTACATCCTTTACGGATTGCCACAGGCACCACACACCACTGAAGACATTCTGAAAGAAATGGATGAAGAGATTATAAAACTACAGACAGAACTGATTTCTGAAAAAGATCTTACGAAACTGAAGAACAAATACGAAAACCAATACGTTAACGGCAATTCAAGCGTTGAAGGCATCGCCGACAACCTGGCAACGTATTA
This genomic stretch from Flavobacterium pallidum harbors:
- a CDS encoding M16 family metallopeptidase, with amino-acid sequence MKNSLMALSGALMLGGIASAQNVAFEEYNLDNGMHVILHNDPSAPVIITSVMYHVGAKDENPERTGFAHFFEHLLFEGTENIKRGEWFKIVTSNGGTNNANTTEDRTYYFEVFPSNNTELGLWMESERLLHPVINQIGVDTQNEVVKEEKRLRYDNSPYGQLIPVVKKNMFKNHPYRWTTIGSMDHLDAAKLEEFQAFNKKFYIPNNAVLVVAGDISNKEQTKKWIQQYFGRIPKGPAITRQTFTEAPITKTITDTFEDPNIQIPMIVTAYRTPSMKTRDARVLDFISGILSDGKSSRLYKKIVDDNKTALQVGAFSYSQEDYGTYILYGLPQAPHTTEDILKEMDEEIIKLQTELISEKDLTKLKNKYENQYVNGNSSVEGIADNLATYYLLYGDVNLINTEKDIYNSITREEIRDVAKKYLNPNQRLVLNYVPSKDKAQN